The following proteins are co-located in the Massilia litorea genome:
- the sppA gene encoding signal peptide peptidase SppA: MSFKPLTSLRRGVGMFWRGLDATRRFVLNALFLLIVIVLLVTMFGGGTKPLASKTALVLELRGDLVEEHSGGLRDALLANVGGEVRRTVELRDLLVVLDAAAKDKNISSVYLLLDELDGGGLAMLHEAGAAIDRVKAAGKPVIAWGGNFDQKRYLLASHASEVYMHPMGMVLIEGFGRRRNYYRDALDKLGVTVNLMKVGTYKSFAEPYIANGPSQAALEADTFLYGALWNGYTATVEKNRKLAPGSVARGIEQLPQLMEATGGNAAQVALNLKLVDGIKTKDEVRALMIKRGAYDESAKSFRQVSYGDYLGRNPQKAFGDAVGVIVAAGEITDGQGGPGVVGGVSTANMIRRAREDDAIKAVVLRVDSPGGSAYGSELIRRELELTRAAGKPVVVSMGNVAASGGYWISMAADEVIADPSTVTGSIGVFAILPTADKVADKLGVRTGGVTTTWLADAYNPLRPLDPRFAQLVQSSINNVYREFTTKAAAARKTTQAKIDEVGQGRVWTGTQAKERGLVDRLGSYGDALRSAARRAHLKDDFRVAYVQRPGSSLERVLSLLGVSSVQAIKIEVKLGMLQGVLPAALPAGAVAGAAKDLGWLSELADGKKPFAAVTHCLCELP; this comes from the coding sequence GGCGGCGGCACCAAGCCGCTCGCCTCGAAAACGGCGCTGGTGCTCGAGCTGCGCGGCGACCTGGTCGAAGAGCACAGCGGCGGCCTGCGCGACGCCCTGCTGGCCAATGTCGGCGGCGAGGTACGCCGCACGGTCGAGCTGCGCGACCTGCTGGTCGTGCTCGATGCGGCCGCGAAGGACAAGAACATCAGCAGCGTCTACCTGCTGCTGGACGAACTCGACGGCGGCGGCCTGGCCATGCTGCACGAAGCCGGCGCCGCGATCGACCGCGTCAAGGCGGCCGGCAAGCCGGTCATCGCCTGGGGCGGCAACTTCGACCAGAAGCGCTACCTGCTTGCCTCGCACGCCAGTGAAGTCTATATGCACCCGATGGGCATGGTCCTGATCGAAGGTTTCGGCCGGCGCCGCAACTACTATCGCGACGCGCTCGACAAGCTCGGCGTGACGGTCAACCTGATGAAGGTCGGCACCTATAAAAGCTTCGCCGAGCCCTATATCGCCAACGGCCCCTCGCAGGCGGCGCTGGAAGCGGACACCTTCCTCTACGGCGCGCTGTGGAACGGCTACACGGCCACCGTCGAGAAGAACCGCAAGCTGGCGCCGGGCTCCGTGGCGCGCGGCATCGAGCAGTTGCCGCAGCTGATGGAAGCGACCGGCGGCAATGCGGCGCAGGTGGCGCTGAACCTCAAACTGGTCGACGGCATCAAGACCAAGGACGAAGTGCGCGCGCTGATGATCAAGCGCGGCGCCTACGACGAGTCGGCCAAGAGTTTCCGCCAGGTCTCCTACGGCGACTACCTCGGGCGCAATCCGCAGAAGGCCTTCGGCGACGCGGTCGGCGTGATCGTCGCCGCCGGCGAAATCACCGATGGACAAGGCGGCCCGGGCGTGGTCGGCGGCGTCTCGACCGCCAACATGATCCGCCGCGCGCGCGAGGACGATGCGATCAAGGCCGTGGTGCTGCGCGTCGATTCGCCCGGCGGCAGCGCCTACGGCTCGGAACTGATCCGGCGCGAACTGGAACTCACGCGCGCGGCCGGCAAGCCGGTCGTGGTCTCGATGGGCAACGTCGCGGCCTCCGGCGGCTACTGGATTTCGATGGCGGCCGATGAAGTCATCGCCGACCCCTCGACCGTCACCGGCTCGATCGGCGTATTCGCGATCCTGCCGACGGCCGACAAGGTCGCGGACAAGCTGGGCGTGCGCACGGGCGGCGTGACGACCACCTGGCTGGCGGACGCCTACAACCCCCTGCGCCCGCTCGACCCGCGCTTCGCCCAACTGGTCCAGTCCAGCATCAACAACGTCTACCGCGAGTTCACGACCAAGGCCGCCGCCGCACGCAAGACCACGCAGGCGAAGATCGACGAAGTGGGGCAGGGCCGGGTCTGGACCGGCACCCAGGCCAAGGAACGCGGCCTGGTCGACCGCCTGGGCAGCTATGGCGACGCGCTGCGTTCGGCCGCCAGGCGCGCGCACCTGAAGGACGACTTCCGCGTCGCCTATGTCCAGCGTCCGGGTTCCAGCCTGGAGCGCGTGCTGTCGCTGCTGGGCGTGTCCAGCGTCCAGGCCATCAAGATCGAGGTCAAGCTGGGCATGCTGCAGGGTGTGCTGCCAGCGGCGCTGCCGGCCGGCGCCGTGGCCGGGGCCGCGAAAGACCTGGGCTGGCTGTCGGAACTGGCCGACGGCAAGAAGCCGTTCGCGGCCGTGACGCACTGCCTGTGCGAGCTGCCATAG
- a CDS encoding efflux RND transporter periplasmic adaptor subunit — MDSTVSPNKTPSPDTRARKRSKVIGGIIAVLAMAALAALAWYLTHRTPPQAAGGPGAAAGARGGAGAAAGSGGGARGPGGGGGRRGAPATTVGVATAEQVDIPVTLEALGTVTPAAVATVRPQVSGVLQKINFTEGQVVRAGQVLATIDPRQSEIALLQATGQRQRDEAQLENARLLLSRYRTLLEQDSIARQEVDTQAALVKQLQATVKTDTAAENLARLNLSYAQVKAPISGRVGLRTVDIGNLVSSGDANGIAVITQFSPIDVEFAVPQDQVPELQGRIAQNARLPAIALDRTRSATLATGRFAALDNQVDTQTGTVRAKARFENTDNKLFPSQFVNLRLQVRTIEGAVVVPVNALRHGANGDFVYVLNPQEKTVALRNVTRGQATGDKVQVATGLKAGEQVITEGADRLKDGAKVTLPGDRPQGGAGGRQGGRAGEGAQGERPRRQREGAAQ; from the coding sequence ATGGATTCCACCGTTTCCCCGAACAAGACCCCCAGTCCCGATACGCGTGCCAGGAAGCGCAGCAAGGTCATCGGCGGCATCATCGCCGTGCTGGCCATGGCGGCGCTGGCGGCGCTGGCCTGGTACCTGACCCATCGCACGCCGCCGCAAGCCGCAGGTGGCCCCGGCGCCGCCGCGGGTGCACGTGGCGGGGCAGGAGCGGCAGCGGGCAGCGGAGGCGGTGCTCGCGGTCCTGGTGGAGGCGGGGGACGCCGCGGTGCGCCGGCCACCACGGTGGGCGTGGCGACGGCCGAACAGGTCGACATCCCGGTAACGCTCGAGGCCCTGGGCACGGTGACGCCGGCGGCGGTGGCCACGGTGCGGCCGCAGGTCTCGGGCGTGCTCCAGAAGATCAACTTCACGGAAGGCCAGGTCGTGCGCGCCGGGCAGGTGCTGGCCACGATCGACCCGCGCCAGTCGGAAATCGCGCTCCTGCAGGCCACCGGGCAGCGCCAGCGCGATGAAGCCCAGCTGGAAAATGCGCGCCTGCTGCTGTCGCGCTACCGTACCTTGCTGGAACAGGACTCGATTGCGCGCCAGGAAGTCGATACCCAGGCGGCCCTTGTAAAACAGCTGCAGGCGACGGTCAAGACCGACACCGCGGCCGAGAACCTGGCGCGGCTGAACCTGAGCTATGCCCAGGTCAAGGCGCCGATCTCCGGGCGCGTCGGCCTGCGCACGGTCGACATCGGCAACCTGGTGTCCAGCGGCGACGCCAACGGCATCGCCGTGATCACCCAGTTCTCGCCGATCGACGTCGAATTCGCGGTGCCCCAGGACCAGGTGCCGGAGCTCCAAGGCCGCATTGCCCAGAACGCCAGGCTGCCGGCGATCGCGCTCGACCGCACCCGCAGCGCCACGCTCGCCACCGGCCGCTTCGCCGCGCTCGACAACCAGGTCGACACCCAGACCGGCACCGTGCGCGCCAAGGCGCGTTTCGAGAACACCGACAACAAGCTGTTCCCTAGCCAGTTCGTCAACCTGCGCCTGCAAGTGCGCACGATCGAGGGCGCCGTCGTGGTGCCGGTCAACGCGCTGCGCCATGGGGCAAACGGCGATTTCGTGTACGTACTCAATCCGCAGGAGAAGACGGTGGCGCTGCGTAACGTGACGCGCGGGCAGGCGACGGGCGACAAGGTGCAGGTGGCGACCGGGCTGAAGGCCGGAGAGCAGGTGATCACCGAAGGTGCGGACCGCCTGAAGGACGGCGCGAAAGTGACGCTGCCGGGTGACCGGCCGCAGGGCGGGGCAGGTGGACGGCAAGGCGGACGTGCCGGCGAGGGCGCGCAGGGCGAACGTCCGCGCCGCCAGCGCGAGGGAGCAGCGCAATGA
- a CDS encoding efflux RND transporter permease subunit — protein MSPSGPFIRRPVATALLMLAIVLAGLVGYKFLPLSALPQVDFPTIQVQTLYPGASPEVMARTVTAPLERQFGQMSGLSRMSSTSATGVSIVTLQFGLGQTLDVAEQEVQAAINAGGSLLPADLPAPPVYAKVNPADAPVLTLAITSDTVPLTEIQNLVNTRLALKISQVSGVGLVSLSGGQRPAVRIQADTEALASYGMGLDSLRTAITAANANSAKGSFDGPTRAYAINANDQLVTVDDYKNLIVAYRNGAPVRLDNVAKVVDSAENVRLGAWANLKPAIILNVQRQPGANVIATVDAIKERLPELQASLPASLRLDVLSDRTTGIRASVEHVQIELLLAVALVVLVIFAFLHSVRATVIASLAVPISLIGTFGVMYLLGYSLNNLSLMALTIATGFVVDDAIVMIENIARYIEEGEKPMAAAIKGAAQIGFTIISLTVSLIAVLIPLLFMGDVVGRLFREFAVTLAITILISAVVSLTLVPMMSARWLRSHEEEKPGRLAQKTQAFFDRVIHKYDRGLDWVLARQGLTLIVALATLALTALLWVVIPKGLFPTQDTGQLQARVEARQAISYARMAEMQQAAAKAILDDPAVESLASNVGVDAANNTMLHAGTMLINLKRDRDGDPDEIMTRLKRRVANVAGLTLYLQPTQDLTIDAESGPTQYRVSLEGADNATVTQWARKLVDRMARQEQLRNVTTDAGAMGAAAVVHIDRDTASRLGITASSIDDALYSAFGQRIVSTIFTETNQYRVILEAQQDEAMSLAALGRLQLRTSSGEPTPLSAVATIREEQAPLQVTHVAQYPATTIGFDTSTGTSLGQAVDSIRAAAADIKMPASVTLTFLGASGAYENSLSNQLWLILAAVVCVYIVLGVLYESYIHPLTILSTLPSAGVGALLALWVTGQGLGVIGIIGIILLIGIVKKNAIMMIDFAIEAERDQGKSPLDAIRQAALLRFRPILMTTLAALFAAVPLMFGWGEGAELRRPLGLAIFGGLILSQLLTLFTTPVIYLAFDRLSRRWSGKAPARPREVGA, from the coding sequence ATGAGCCCCTCCGGCCCCTTCATCCGCCGCCCGGTCGCGACGGCCCTCCTGATGCTGGCCATCGTGCTGGCCGGCCTGGTCGGCTACAAATTCCTGCCGCTGTCCGCGCTGCCGCAGGTCGACTTCCCGACCATCCAGGTACAGACCCTGTACCCCGGCGCCAGTCCCGAGGTCATGGCGCGCACGGTCACCGCGCCGCTGGAGCGCCAGTTCGGCCAGATGTCGGGCCTGTCGCGCATGAGTTCGACCAGCGCCACCGGCGTCTCGATCGTGACCCTGCAGTTCGGCCTCGGCCAGACGCTCGACGTGGCCGAACAGGAAGTGCAGGCCGCGATCAATGCCGGCGGCTCGCTGCTGCCGGCCGATTTGCCGGCGCCGCCGGTCTACGCCAAGGTCAATCCGGCCGACGCGCCGGTGCTGACCCTGGCGATCACCTCCGACACGGTGCCGCTCACCGAAATCCAGAATCTGGTGAATACGCGCCTCGCCCTGAAAATCAGCCAGGTCTCGGGCGTGGGCCTGGTCTCGCTTTCGGGCGGCCAGCGTCCGGCCGTGCGCATCCAGGCCGATACCGAGGCGCTGGCGTCCTACGGCATGGGCCTCGATTCGCTGCGCACCGCGATCACGGCGGCCAACGCCAACAGCGCCAAGGGCAGCTTCGACGGCCCGACCCGCGCCTACGCGATCAATGCCAACGACCAGCTGGTGACGGTCGACGATTACAAGAACCTGATCGTCGCCTACCGCAATGGTGCTCCCGTACGCCTGGATAACGTGGCGAAGGTCGTCGACAGCGCCGAGAACGTGCGCCTCGGCGCCTGGGCCAACCTGAAGCCGGCCATCATCCTGAACGTGCAGCGCCAGCCGGGCGCGAACGTCATCGCCACCGTGGACGCCATCAAGGAGCGCCTGCCGGAACTGCAGGCCAGCCTGCCGGCCTCGCTCCGCCTGGACGTGCTGTCCGACCGCACGACCGGCATCCGCGCCTCGGTCGAACACGTGCAGATCGAGCTGCTGCTGGCCGTGGCGCTGGTGGTGCTGGTGATCTTCGCTTTTCTCCACAGCGTGCGCGCCACGGTGATCGCCAGCCTGGCCGTGCCGATCTCGCTGATCGGCACCTTCGGCGTCATGTACCTGCTCGGCTACAGCCTGAACAACCTGTCGCTGATGGCGCTGACGATCGCCACCGGCTTCGTGGTCGACGACGCCATCGTGATGATCGAGAACATCGCGCGCTATATCGAGGAGGGCGAAAAGCCGATGGCGGCGGCAATCAAAGGCGCGGCGCAGATCGGTTTCACCATCATCTCGCTGACGGTCTCGCTGATCGCCGTGCTGATTCCGCTGCTGTTCATGGGCGACGTGGTCGGGCGCCTGTTCCGCGAGTTCGCGGTGACGCTGGCGATCACGATCCTGATTTCGGCCGTGGTGTCGCTGACCCTGGTGCCGATGATGTCGGCGCGCTGGCTGCGCAGCCATGAGGAAGAAAAGCCGGGCCGCCTGGCGCAAAAGACGCAGGCCTTCTTCGACCGCGTGATCCACAAATACGACCGTGGCCTGGACTGGGTGCTGGCACGGCAGGGCCTGACCCTGATCGTCGCCCTGGCCACGCTGGCACTGACGGCCCTGCTGTGGGTCGTGATCCCGAAAGGCCTGTTCCCGACCCAGGACACGGGCCAGCTGCAGGCGCGCGTGGAAGCGCGCCAGGCGATCTCCTACGCGCGCATGGCCGAGATGCAGCAGGCGGCGGCCAAGGCCATCCTGGACGATCCGGCCGTGGAATCGCTGGCCTCGAACGTGGGCGTGGACGCCGCCAACAACACGATGCTCCACGCCGGCACCATGCTGATCAATCTGAAACGCGACCGCGACGGCGACCCGGACGAGATCATGACCCGCCTGAAGCGGCGTGTCGCGAACGTCGCCGGCCTGACCCTGTATCTGCAGCCGACCCAGGACCTGACCATCGACGCCGAAAGCGGCCCGACCCAGTACCGCGTGTCGCTGGAAGGCGCCGACAATGCCACCGTCACGCAATGGGCGCGCAAGCTCGTCGATCGCATGGCCCGGCAGGAGCAGCTGCGCAACGTCACCACCGACGCCGGTGCGATGGGTGCGGCCGCCGTCGTCCACATCGACCGCGACACGGCCTCGCGCCTCGGCATCACGGCGTCCAGCATCGACGACGCCCTCTACAGCGCCTTCGGGCAGCGCATCGTCTCGACCATTTTTACCGAGACCAACCAGTACCGCGTGATCCTGGAAGCGCAACAGGACGAGGCAATGTCGCTGGCCGCCCTCGGCCGCCTGCAGCTGCGCACCAGTTCCGGCGAGCCGACCCCGCTGTCGGCGGTGGCGACGATCCGCGAAGAGCAGGCCCCGCTGCAGGTCACCCACGTGGCGCAATACCCGGCCACGACCATCGGCTTCGACACCAGCACCGGGACTTCGCTCGGCCAGGCCGTCGATTCGATCCGCGCCGCAGCCGCCGACATCAAGATGCCGGCCTCGGTGACGCTGACCTTCCTCGGCGCTTCCGGTGCGTACGAGAACTCGCTGTCGAACCAGCTGTGGCTGATCCTGGCCGCCGTGGTCTGCGTCTACATCGTGCTGGGCGTGCTGTACGAGAGCTATATCCACCCGCTGACCATCCTCTCGACCCTGCCTTCGGCGGGTGTGGGCGCCTTGCTGGCGCTGTGGGTTACGGGGCAGGGCCTGGGCGTGATCGGCATCATCGGCATCATCCTCCTGATCGGCATCGTCAAGAAGAACGCGATCATGATGATCGACTTCGCGATCGAGGCCGAGCGCGACCAGGGAAAATCCCCGCTCGACGCCATCCGCCAGGCGGCATTGCTGCGCTTCCGCCCGATCCTGATGACGACCCTCGCCGCCCTGTTCGCCGCAGTCCCGCTGATGTTCGGCTGGGGCGAGGGCGCCGAACTGCGGCGTCCCCTGGGTCTCGCCATCTTCGGCGGCCTGATCCTCAGCCAGCTGCTCACGCTGTTCACCACGCCCGTGATCTATCTCGCTTTCGATCGTCTTTCGCGCCGCTGGAGCGGCAAGGCGCCTGCCAGGCCACGTGAGGTCGGCGCATGA
- a CDS encoding efflux RND transporter permease subunit — protein MNLSKPFVQRPIATVLLTIGLALAGIAAFFVLPVSPLPQVDYPTISVSASLPGASPETMASSVATPLERRLGTIAGVNEMTSNSGSGSTRVSLQFDLNRKIDSAAREVQAAINAARADLPSTLRSNPTYRKANPSDQPVIILALTSKSRTPGQIYDAVSNIVQQRLAQVPGVGEVEIGGGSLPAVRVELNPYSLNRYGVSAEDVRAAIQSSNPNRPKGALEGNGNRLQIYSQADTPTNGRGAADYRGLVVAWRDGAAIRLQDVADVIDGPENINTLGLFNGEPAVIVLITRQPAANVIETVDGVRALLPSLQAQLPGDVTLQVASDRTNSIRSSLHEIEFTLMVSILLVVLVVSVFLRSARATVIPAVATVVSLLGTFGVMYMLGFSLNNLSLMALTVATGFVVDDAIVVLENTARHIESGMDRMQAALVGAREVGFTVLSISLSLVAVFIPLLFMGGQVGRLFREFAVTLSAAVMISLVISLTTTPMMCAWLLKKGHTIERPPGRLARWAEGGFDWIHRVYERSLDWALGSMALVMIILVFVIGLNVYLFAAAPKGFFPQQDTGQISGGIRADQSISFQAMQGKMRQLVNIIKRDPAVNTVVGFTGGGRAGGGFMFIDLKPASERTDKGQAVIARLRPKLARVTGVSLFLNPVQDLRMGGRSSNSTYQYTLKSDNAGDLKNWAGKLADAMKRQPQLVDVDTDQAENGVEMFVSIDKATASRLGISTRDVDNALYNNFGQRQVANIYDELNQYHVIMGVAQKYAQTPEALKDVYVPANPTATAAATANTTPAPASSLTATRDASGGSALSRSATTMVPLSAIASFAESATPTSVNHQDGELATTVSFNLAEGANLEDGKAAVKQAEADIAMPSNVRGSFQGTARAAEESNKEQPMLILAAIVVIYIVLGILYESLIHPITVLSTLPSAGVGAVLALLMFNMEFTIIALIGVFLLIGIVKKNAILIIDFALDLERSKGVSALEAVREACLLRFRPILMTTLAAALGALPLAIGFGEGSELRQPLGIAIIGGLVASQLLTLLTTPVVYVLLDKLRRPTTGERELARHPVEDEALPSISR, from the coding sequence ATGAACCTGTCGAAGCCCTTCGTCCAGCGCCCGATCGCGACCGTCCTGCTGACGATCGGGCTGGCGCTGGCGGGCATTGCCGCCTTCTTCGTGCTGCCGGTCTCGCCGCTGCCCCAGGTCGACTACCCGACGATTTCGGTCTCGGCCTCGCTGCCCGGCGCCAGCCCGGAGACCATGGCCAGCAGCGTGGCGACGCCGCTCGAGCGCAGGCTGGGCACGATCGCCGGCGTCAACGAGATGACCTCGAACTCGGGCAGCGGCTCGACCCGCGTCAGCCTGCAGTTCGACCTGAACCGCAAGATCGATTCGGCTGCGCGCGAAGTGCAGGCTGCAATCAATGCCGCACGCGCCGACCTGCCGTCCACCCTGCGCAGCAACCCGACCTACCGCAAGGCCAATCCGTCGGACCAGCCGGTGATCATCCTGGCGCTGACCTCGAAATCGCGCACCCCTGGCCAGATCTACGACGCGGTCTCGAACATCGTCCAGCAGCGCCTGGCCCAGGTGCCGGGCGTGGGCGAAGTCGAGATCGGCGGCGGCTCGCTGCCTGCCGTGCGCGTCGAACTCAATCCCTATTCGCTGAATCGCTACGGCGTCTCGGCCGAGGATGTGCGCGCCGCCATCCAGTCGAGCAATCCGAACCGGCCGAAAGGGGCGCTGGAGGGCAACGGCAACCGCCTGCAGATCTATTCGCAGGCGGACACGCCGACCAACGGCCGCGGCGCCGCCGACTACCGGGGGCTCGTCGTCGCCTGGCGCGACGGCGCCGCGATCCGCCTGCAGGACGTGGCCGACGTCATCGACGGTCCGGAAAACATCAACACCCTCGGCCTGTTCAACGGCGAGCCGGCAGTCATCGTGCTGATCACGCGCCAGCCGGCGGCGAACGTCATCGAAACGGTGGACGGCGTGCGCGCGCTGCTGCCTTCGCTGCAGGCCCAATTGCCGGGCGACGTGACCCTGCAGGTGGCCTCGGACCGCACCAATTCGATCCGCTCCTCGCTGCACGAGATCGAATTCACGCTGATGGTCTCGATCCTGCTGGTGGTGCTGGTGGTGAGCGTGTTCCTGCGCAGCGCCCGCGCCACCGTCATCCCGGCAGTCGCCACGGTGGTCTCGCTGCTGGGGACCTTCGGCGTCATGTACATGCTGGGCTTCAGCCTGAACAACCTGTCGCTGATGGCGCTCACGGTCGCCACCGGCTTCGTCGTCGACGATGCCATCGTGGTGCTGGAAAACACGGCGCGCCATATCGAATCCGGGATGGACCGCATGCAGGCGGCGCTGGTCGGCGCGCGCGAAGTGGGATTTACCGTCCTCTCGATCAGCCTCTCGCTGGTGGCGGTCTTCATTCCGCTGCTGTTCATGGGCGGACAGGTCGGACGCCTGTTCCGCGAATTCGCGGTGACGCTGTCCGCAGCCGTCATGATCTCGCTCGTCATTTCGCTGACCACCACGCCGATGATGTGCGCCTGGCTGCTGAAGAAAGGGCATACCATCGAGCGTCCGCCGGGCCGCCTGGCGCGCTGGGCGGAAGGCGGCTTCGACTGGATCCATCGCGTCTACGAGCGCTCGCTCGACTGGGCGCTGGGCAGCATGGCGCTGGTGATGATCATTCTCGTGTTCGTGATCGGCCTGAACGTCTACCTGTTCGCGGCGGCCCCCAAAGGCTTCTTCCCGCAGCAGGACACGGGCCAGATCAGCGGCGGCATCCGCGCCGACCAGAGCATCTCCTTCCAGGCGATGCAGGGCAAGATGCGCCAGCTGGTCAACATCATCAAGCGCGACCCGGCGGTCAACACCGTCGTCGGCTTCACCGGCGGCGGCCGGGCAGGGGGCGGCTTCATGTTCATCGACCTCAAGCCCGCGTCCGAGCGCACCGACAAGGGCCAGGCCGTGATCGCGCGCCTGCGCCCGAAACTCGCGCGCGTGACCGGCGTCTCGCTGTTCCTGAACCCCGTGCAGGACCTGCGCATGGGCGGACGCTCGAGCAACTCGACCTATCAATACACGCTGAAAAGCGACAACGCCGGCGACCTGAAAAACTGGGCCGGCAAGCTGGCCGACGCCATGAAGCGCCAGCCGCAGCTGGTCGACGTCGACACCGACCAGGCCGAGAACGGCGTCGAGATGTTCGTCTCGATCGACAAGGCGACCGCCTCGCGCCTCGGCATCAGCACGCGCGACGTCGACAATGCGCTGTACAACAACTTCGGCCAGCGCCAGGTCGCGAACATCTACGATGAGCTGAACCAGTACCACGTGATCATGGGCGTGGCGCAGAAGTATGCGCAGACGCCGGAGGCGCTGAAGGATGTGTACGTGCCGGCGAATCCGACCGCCACCGCAGCTGCCACCGCGAATACCACCCCGGCGCCGGCATCGAGCCTCACGGCCACGCGCGACGCCTCGGGCGGTTCGGCCCTGTCCCGCAGCGCCACGACGATGGTGCCCTTGTCCGCCATCGCCAGCTTCGCCGAGAGCGCCACGCCTACCTCCGTCAACCACCAGGACGGCGAACTGGCGACGACCGTGTCGTTCAACCTGGCCGAGGGCGCCAACCTGGAAGACGGCAAGGCCGCCGTCAAGCAGGCGGAAGCCGACATCGCCATGCCCTCCAACGTGCGCGGCAGCTTCCAGGGGACAGCGCGCGCGGCCGAGGAATCGAACAAGGAGCAGCCGATGCTGATCCTGGCGGCGATCGTCGTCATCTACATCGTGCTCGGCATCCTGTACGAAAGCCTGATCCACCCGATCACGGTGCTCTCGACGCTGCCCTCGGCCGGCGTGGGCGCCGTGCTGGCGCTCCTGATGTTCAACATGGAGTTCACGATCATCGCCCTGATCGGCGTATTCCTCCTGATCGGCATCGTCAAGAAGAATGCGATCCTGATCATCGACTTCGCGCTCGACCTCGAACGTTCGAAGGGCGTCTCGGCCCTTGAAGCCGTGCGCGAAGCCTGCCTGCTGCGCTTCCGTCCGATCCTGATGACGACCCTGGCTGCGGCGCTGGGCGCGCTGCCGCTGGCGATCGGCTTCGGCGAAGGCTCCGAATTGCGCCAGCCGCTGGGCATCGCCATCATCGGCGGCCTGGTCGCGAGCCAGTTGTTGACGCTGCTGACCACGCCGGTGGTCTACGTCCTGCTCGACAAGCTGCGCCGTCCGACGACGGGCGAGCGCGAACTGGCGCGCCATCCGGTCGAAGACGAAGCCCTGCCTTCCATTTCACGATGA
- a CDS encoding efflux transporter outer membrane subunit: protein MQKSKPFRLTAFSMALALGLAGCAVGPAYQRPATPEPVAFKELEGWVPAAPADALERGPWWQLFGDPTLDALVAGVEVSNQNVAAAVANYAAARAAVQQERAALFPSLSLTLGADRSGVRGQGADNRYRLNLGGSWEPDVWGRLRAGVTSAQAGAEASAADLASARLSAQGELVSNYFTIRALDAQRALLERTIAGYERELQITTNRFNAGIAARTDVLQAQTQLATAKSDELSLRRQRAQFEHAIAILVGKAPSEFALAPLPDWRVTVPDVPVGVPATLLQRRPDIAAAEREVAAANAEIGVARAAYFPNIGLSGSLGTSGSRVGDLFKLSNAAWSFGLSAAQAIFNAGATRAAVAGAEARHQAAVARYRQTVLTAFGDVEDQLTATRVLAQQQDLRRQASEAADLVEQQIMNRYRAGQVGYTEVVQAQVTALNARRSLVQVQSDRQTVAVALIQSLGGGWHAGSQP from the coding sequence ATGCAGAAATCCAAGCCGTTCCGATTGACCGCGTTTTCCATGGCCCTTGCCCTCGGCCTTGCCGGCTGCGCCGTCGGCCCCGCCTACCAGCGCCCGGCCACGCCCGAACCCGTGGCGTTCAAGGAGCTCGAGGGCTGGGTGCCGGCCGCGCCTGCCGACGCGCTCGAGCGCGGACCGTGGTGGCAGCTGTTCGGCGATCCCACCCTCGATGCGCTCGTCGCCGGCGTCGAGGTCTCGAACCAGAACGTGGCCGCCGCCGTTGCCAACTACGCGGCCGCGCGCGCGGCGGTGCAGCAGGAGCGCGCCGCCCTGTTCCCGTCGCTCTCGCTGACCCTGGGCGCCGACCGTTCCGGCGTACGCGGGCAGGGCGCGGACAACCGCTATCGCCTGAACCTGGGCGGCAGCTGGGAGCCGGATGTCTGGGGCCGCCTGCGCGCAGGCGTCACCAGCGCCCAGGCGGGCGCCGAGGCCAGCGCGGCCGATCTCGCCAGCGCGCGCCTCTCGGCGCAGGGAGAGCTGGTTTCGAACTATTTCACGATCCGCGCCCTCGACGCCCAGCGCGCCCTGCTTGAACGCACGATCGCCGGCTACGAGCGCGAGCTGCAGATCACGACCAATCGCTTCAACGCCGGCATCGCCGCCCGTACCGACGTGCTGCAGGCCCAGACCCAGCTCGCCACTGCGAAGAGCGACGAACTCTCGCTGCGGCGCCAGCGTGCCCAGTTCGAGCACGCGATCGCAATCCTGGTCGGCAAGGCGCCGAGCGAATTCGCGCTGGCGCCGCTCCCCGACTGGCGCGTGACGGTGCCGGACGTGCCGGTCGGCGTGCCGGCCACGCTGCTGCAGCGCCGTCCCGACATCGCCGCCGCCGAACGCGAGGTCGCCGCCGCGAACGCGGAGATCGGCGTCGCACGCGCTGCATACTTCCCGAACATCGGTTTATCGGGCTCGCTCGGCACGAGCGGCAGCCGCGTGGGCGACCTGTTCAAGCTCTCGAACGCGGCCTGGTCCTTCGGCCTGTCTGCGGCGCAGGCTATCTTCAACGCCGGCGCCACGCGCGCCGCCGTCGCCGGCGCCGAGGCGCGTCACCAGGCGGCCGTCGCGCGCTACCGGCAGACGGTGTTGACGGCCTTCGGCGACGTCGAAGACCAGCTCACGGCAACCCGCGTGCTGGCCCAGCAGCAGGACCTGCGGCGCCAGGCCTCGGAGGCCGCCGACCTGGTCGAGCAGCAGATCATGAACCGCTATCGGGCGGGGCAGGTGGGCTATACGGAGGTGGTGCAGGCCCAGGTCACGGCCCTGAACGCGCGCCGCTCGCTGGTGCAGGTGCAGAGCGACCGCCAGACGGTGGCGGTGGCCCTGATCCAGTCGCTCGGCGGCGGCTGGCATGCGGGCAGCCAGCCTTGA